From Lolium perenne isolate Kyuss_39 chromosome 5, Kyuss_2.0, whole genome shotgun sequence, a single genomic window includes:
- the LOC127299166 gene encoding proteasome subunit beta type-7-B, with product MAGSVELPAKGGFSFDLCRRNAMLEKNGLKMPGFRKTGTTIVGLVFQDGVVLGADTRATEGPIVADKNCEKIHFMAPNIYCCGAGTAADTEAVTDMVSSQLQLHRYATSRESRVVTALTLLKTHLFNYQGHVSAALVLGGVDVTGPHLHTVYPHGSTDTLPFATMGSGSLAAMSVFESRYKEGLTREEGIRLVADAICAGIFNDLGSGSNVDVCVITKGKTEYLRTHQEPNPRTYASSKGFSFAKGHTEVLSTKITQLKLKPEVTEGDAMEEE from the exons ATGGCCGGATCGGTGGAACTCCCCGCCAAGGGCGGCTTCAGCTTCGACCTGTGCCGCAGGAACGCCATGCTGGAGAAGAACGGCCTCAAGATGCCCGGGTTCAGGAAGACCGGGACCACCATCGTCGGCCTCGTGTTTCAG GATGGTGTAGTTCTTGGGGCAGACACAAGGGCAACTGAGGGTCCTATAGTTGCTGATAAGAACTGCGAGAAAATTCATTTCATGGCACCGAACATATACTGCTGTGGTGCTGGAACTGCTGCTGACACGGAGGCTGTGACAG ATATGGTCAGCTCCCAGCTACAGCTTCACCGTTATGCTACTAGTCGCGAGTCAAGAGTTGTGACCGCCCTTACACTACTGAAGACACACCTGTTTAACTACCAAGGTCATGTTAGTGCTGCCCTGGTTCTTGGCGGAGTAGATGTAACTGGACCACATCTACACACT GTTTATCCACATGGTTCCACAGATACTCTTCCTTTTGCCACGATGGGTTCTGGATCCCTTGCTGCAATGTCTGTGTTTGAATCGAGGTACAAAGAAGGCCTCACT AGGGAGGAGGGAATACGACTTGTAGCTGATGCAATATGTGCTGGTATCTTCAATGACTTGGGGAGTGGCAGCAACGTGGATGTTTGTGTAATAACCAAG GGGAAAACAGAGTACTTGAGAACCCACCAGGAACCAAATCCAAGGACTTACGCTAGCTCGAAGGGTTTCAGCTTCGCCAAAGGTCATACTG AGGTATTGTCCACAAAGATCACACAGCTCAAGCTAAAGCCTGAGGTCACCGAGGGTGATGCCATGGAAGAGGAGTAA
- the LOC127299167 gene encoding hexokinase-7-like isoform X1, which produces MVAAIVEAVAEQVVAQLREDCATPATRLDSVAAAMEEEMRAGLRGEGGSKIKMIVSYIDNLPNGSEEGLFYALDLGGTNFRVLRVQLAGKDKRVANLESREVSIPPHLISGSSADLFGFIASALAKFVADEGQHNKVVLGGKQRELGFTFSFPVRQTSVASGTLIKWTKEFAVDDAVGEDVVAELKTAMEKQGLDMRVSALINDTVGTLAAGSYNDEDIVIGVILGTGSNAAYVEKANAIPKLNGELPQSGNMVINTEWGNFNSPCLPTTEYDQALDEESVNPRGQIFEKLISGLYLGDIVRRVLLKIATQCLIFGDVDSTKLRSHFVLRTPDVSAMHHDETPDLTIVAEKLAANLKIADTSFETRKMVVEICDIVTTRSARLAAAGIVGIMRKIGRGTPDDKRKTGIAIDGGLFEHYGKFRQCLESTLVELLGEEASKSVCVNLTKDGSGLGAALIAAAHSQYAN; this is translated from the exons ATGGTGGCGGCGATCGTCGAAGCAGTGGCAGAGCAGGTGGTAGCGCAGCTCCGGGAGGACTGCGCGACGCCGGCGACGCGGCTGGATTCTGTGGCCGCGGCGATGGAGGAGGAGATGAGGGCGGGACTGCGGGGGGAAG GCGGGAGCAAGATAAAGATGATCGTCTCCTACATCGACAACCTTCCCAATGG GAGCGAAGAGGGCTTGTTCTACGCGCTTGACCTCGGAGGAACGAACTTCCGCGTCCTGCGTGTGCAGCTCGCGGGCAAGGACAAGCGCGTCGCCAACCTCGAGTCCAGGGAGGTCTCTATTCCTCCTCATCTCATCTCAGGAAGCTCCGCG GATCTGTTTGGTTTCATCGCGTCTGCTCTGGCCAAGTTCGTTGCTGACGAAGGGCAGCATAACAAAGTAGTATTGGGTGGCAAGCAAAGGGAGCTGGGGTTCACCTTCTCTTTCCCAGTCAGGCAAACTTCCGTTGCATCTGGCACGCTCATCAAGTGGACCAAGGAGTTTGCGGTAGATGACGCG GTTGGTGAAGATGTGGTAGCTGAATTGAAGACGGCCATGGAGAAGCAAGGCCTGGACATGCGTGTATCTGCTCTG ATCAATGACACCGTCGGGACGCTGGCTGCGGGCAGCTACAACGACGAAGATATTGTCATCGGCGTTATACTGGGTACCGGTTCAAACGCTGCATATGTCGAAAAGGCAAATGCCATACCCAAGTTGAACGGAGAGTTGCCGCAATCAGGAAATATG GTTATAAATACAGAGTGGGGTAACTTCAATTCGCCTTGCCTCCCAACCACAGAATATGACCAAGCACTAGATGAGGAGAGCGTAAACCCCAGAGGCCAG ATCTTCGAGAAGCTGATTTCTGGACTGTATCTAGGCGACATCGTGAGGAGGGTGCTTCTTAAGATTGCCACGCAGTGTTTGATTTTCGGCGATGTTGACAGCACGAAACTCAGATCTCACTTTGTTCTCAG GACTCCTGATGTATCCGCAATGCACCACGACGAAACACCTGATCTCACGATTGTGGCTGAGAAACTGGCTGCAAATCTGAAGATCGCAGACACATCCTTTGAGACTCGCAAGATGGTGGTCGAAATCTGCGACATCGTCACCACCCGGTCTGCCAGGCTGGCTGCAGCAGGGATCGTGGGGATCATGAGGAAGATCGGGAGGGGCACCCCGGATGACAAGAGGAAGACCGGCATCGCGATCGACGGAGGGCTGTTCGAGCACTACGGCAAGTTCCGGCAGTGCCTGGAGAGCACGCTGGTCGAGCTGCTGGGAGAGGAGGCTTCCAAGTCGGTGTGTGTCAATCTCACCAAAGATGGGTCGGGGCTCGGAGCTGCCCTCATTGCGGCTGCTCACTCCCAATACGCCAACTGA
- the LOC127299167 gene encoding hexokinase-7-like isoform X2, translating to MVAAIVEAVAEQVVAQLREDCATPATRLDSVAAAMEEEMRAGLRGEGGKIEMIVSYVDDLPNGHFATPAAQLDGVTAAMEEMKTGLQEEGGSKIKMIVSYIDNLPNGSEEGLFYALDLGGTNFRVLRVQLAGKDKRVANLESREVSIPPHLISGSSADLFGFIASALAKFVADEGQHNKVVLGGKQRELGFTFSFPVRQTSVASGTLIKWTKEFAVDDAVGEDVVAELKTAMEKQGLDMRVSALINDTVGTLAAGSYNDEDIVIGVILGTGSNAAYVEKANAIPKLNGELPQSGNMVINTEWGNFNSPCLPTTEYDQALDEESVNPRGQIFEKLISGLYLGDIVRRVLLKIATQCLIFGDVDSTKLRSHFVLRTPDVSAMHHDETPDLTIVAEKLAANLKIADTSFETRKMVVEICDIVTTRSARLAAAGIVGIMRKIGRGTPDDKRKTGIAIDGGLFEHYGKFRQCLESTLVELLGEEASKSVCVNLTKDGSGLGAALIAAAHSQYAN from the exons ATGGTGGCGGCGATCGTCGAAGCAGTGGCAGAGCAGGTGGTAGCGCAGCTCCGGGAGGACTGCGCGACGCCGGCGACGCGGCTGGATTCTGTGGCCGCGGCGATGGAGGAGGAGATGAGGGCGGGACTGCGGGGGGAAGGTGGGAAGATCGAGATGATCGTCTCCTACGTAGACGACCTCCCCAACGGGCACTTTGCGACGCCGGCGGCGCAGCTGGATGGTGTGACCGCGGCGATGGAGGAGATGAAGACGGGGCTGCAGGAGGAAGGCGGGAGCAAGATAAAGATGATCGTCTCCTACATCGACAACCTTCCCAATGG GAGCGAAGAGGGCTTGTTCTACGCGCTTGACCTCGGAGGAACGAACTTCCGCGTCCTGCGTGTGCAGCTCGCGGGCAAGGACAAGCGCGTCGCCAACCTCGAGTCCAGGGAGGTCTCTATTCCTCCTCATCTCATCTCAGGAAGCTCCGCG GATCTGTTTGGTTTCATCGCGTCTGCTCTGGCCAAGTTCGTTGCTGACGAAGGGCAGCATAACAAAGTAGTATTGGGTGGCAAGCAAAGGGAGCTGGGGTTCACCTTCTCTTTCCCAGTCAGGCAAACTTCCGTTGCATCTGGCACGCTCATCAAGTGGACCAAGGAGTTTGCGGTAGATGACGCG GTTGGTGAAGATGTGGTAGCTGAATTGAAGACGGCCATGGAGAAGCAAGGCCTGGACATGCGTGTATCTGCTCTG ATCAATGACACCGTCGGGACGCTGGCTGCGGGCAGCTACAACGACGAAGATATTGTCATCGGCGTTATACTGGGTACCGGTTCAAACGCTGCATATGTCGAAAAGGCAAATGCCATACCCAAGTTGAACGGAGAGTTGCCGCAATCAGGAAATATG GTTATAAATACAGAGTGGGGTAACTTCAATTCGCCTTGCCTCCCAACCACAGAATATGACCAAGCACTAGATGAGGAGAGCGTAAACCCCAGAGGCCAG ATCTTCGAGAAGCTGATTTCTGGACTGTATCTAGGCGACATCGTGAGGAGGGTGCTTCTTAAGATTGCCACGCAGTGTTTGATTTTCGGCGATGTTGACAGCACGAAACTCAGATCTCACTTTGTTCTCAG GACTCCTGATGTATCCGCAATGCACCACGACGAAACACCTGATCTCACGATTGTGGCTGAGAAACTGGCTGCAAATCTGAAGATCGCAGACACATCCTTTGAGACTCGCAAGATGGTGGTCGAAATCTGCGACATCGTCACCACCCGGTCTGCCAGGCTGGCTGCAGCAGGGATCGTGGGGATCATGAGGAAGATCGGGAGGGGCACCCCGGATGACAAGAGGAAGACCGGCATCGCGATCGACGGAGGGCTGTTCGAGCACTACGGCAAGTTCCGGCAGTGCCTGGAGAGCACGCTGGTCGAGCTGCTGGGAGAGGAGGCTTCCAAGTCGGTGTGTGTCAATCTCACCAAAGATGGGTCGGGGCTCGGAGCTGCCCTCATTGCGGCTGCTCACTCCCAATACGCCAACTGA